The Streptomyces sp. NBC_01591 genome window below encodes:
- a CDS encoding SRPBCC family protein, which yields MPGIRTVLFTVPLALAVLGTAAAPAGAAHHHPGTSLTCHGEGVDPDARVRHRTETLIHAPLRTIWKLQTDVTRWPSWQASVKTAERLDHGPFRKGSAFRWMTPIPPNPATPATELEITSTVEQLRPNSCIRWTGPAIGEGLRIDGVHVWNFTAVEGGVRVSTEETHTGAQVDADVPTATEILRQGLEEWLHELKTAAEARADDRRN from the coding sequence ATGCCCGGCATCCGCACCGTCCTGTTCACCGTCCCGCTCGCCCTCGCCGTCCTCGGCACCGCTGCCGCACCCGCCGGAGCCGCCCACCACCACCCCGGCACGTCCCTCACCTGCCACGGGGAAGGTGTCGATCCCGACGCGCGTGTTCGCCACAGGACCGAGACCTTGATCCACGCGCCGTTGCGCACCATCTGGAAACTGCAGACGGACGTGACGCGCTGGCCGTCCTGGCAGGCCTCCGTCAAGACTGCCGAACGCCTCGATCACGGCCCCTTCCGGAAGGGCTCGGCGTTCCGGTGGATGACCCCGATACCCCCCAACCCCGCGACACCGGCGACCGAGCTGGAGATCACCTCGACCGTCGAGCAGCTCAGGCCCAACTCCTGCATCCGCTGGACCGGCCCCGCGATCGGCGAGGGGCTGCGCATCGACGGTGTCCATGTATGGAACTTCACCGCGGTCGAGGGCGGCGTCCGCGTGAGCACCGAGGAAACCCACACCGGTGCCCAGGTCGACGCGGATGTGCCCACCGCGACGGAGATCCTCCGCCAGGGCCTCGAAGAATGGCTGCACGAACTGAAGACCGCCGCCGAGGCCCGCGCCGACGACCGGCGGAACTGA